Part of the Cereibacter sphaeroides 2.4.1 genome, CCGGCGCCCCCCCTCGATCCGCGGCAGGCAGTTCAGCAGCCCCTGCGTGTAGGGATGGCGCGCCTGCGCCAGCTCAGCGGCGCGCAGCTCCTCGACCACGCGGCCGGCATACATCACCAGCACCCGGTCGCAGAAGCTGCCGACGAGGCGCAGGTCGTGGCTGATGAAGACGAGGCCCATGCCGCGGTCCTGCACCAGCCTGTCGAGGATGCGCAGGACCTCGATCTGCACCGTGACGTCGAGCGCCGAGGTGGGTTCGTCCGCGATCAGGAGGTCCGGCTCGGCGATCAGCATCATGGCGATCATGGCGCGCTGGCCCATGCCGCCCGACAACTCGTGCGGATAGGCGCCGAAGACGCGGGACGGATCGCGGATCTGCACGGCCTCGAGCATGGCCATCGCGCGGCCCTTCGCCTCGCCGCGCGAGGCGGTGCGGCGCGCGGCCTCGGTC contains:
- a CDS encoding ABC transporter ATP-binding protein, with the protein product MTLLQVENLRVTFPTRQGPSEVVRGVSFTLGRERLGIVGESGSGKSQTGRAILGLTPPPGRATADRLAFDGIDLNRATPRQWRALRGIRMSMVMQDPKFSLNPVMTIGRQLTEAARRTASRGEAKGRAMAMLEAVQIRDPSRVFGAYPHELSGGMGQRAMIAMMLIAEPDLLIADEPTSALDVTVQIEVLRILDRLVQDRGMGLVFISHDLRLVGSFCDRVLVMYAGRVVEELRAAELAQARHPYTQGLLNCLPRIEGGRRPLPVLERDARWAL